The Spartobacteria bacterium genome segment GCCGTAGTGCCGGACGTTCTGCCTGGCGAACGCCTGGTAGCCGGATGAAAAGTCCTTGATGAACCACTTTTCCGAGTCAACGAGCATGTCCCCGAACTTGGCCCATCCGCCGAACTGCTGGACAATGACCGCCTGCGTTACCGGGTCGTCAAAACAAACTGAGGTGTAGGTGCCGATGTTCTTGATTGCCTCAAGCACGCGGCAAGCCTCGACCATGGCCTTGTCTGCCAGGTTTCCGGTGCCGCCAGTGATGCAGTCGATGAGTTCGACGGGCTTGGGAAAGAATTTGAGCGTGGAGCAGGCTTTTGAGATTCCTTGTTCAACTTCGTCGATGGTGAATTTTTCGAGGGCGCGGAAGTAGATCTCCACGACTTGAGAAGCGGGTTCTTTGTCATAAAGGGCGGCCATTGCCGTGAGGGAGGATGCGAACCTAACAACGTCTTGCCTTGTCATTGCTGCACCCCCTGCATGGATAGCCATTCTTGCATGTTTGAAATCGTGCGTTCGAGCTTTGCGCCCTGCTGAGGCTTCGGCCCTTGCGGATGCCTACCCCCTTTGTTTTGCTCCTTGGTCAGCCAGGTAACGATATGCTTCTTGTACCCCTCCATCGTTTTTCGCTTTGAGGGATTGGCGAGGTTCCATGCGCGTATGTTGCGAATCTCTTGCGGCACATCAACGGCAGGGAAAAGGGTCTGCCATTCGTCAACGTCTGCCTGTGTGACCGGCGCTTCTCCTCCACCCTTCCCAACAACGGGGATGTAGGCGACAACCGGAGATGGCGCATGGGGCGCGGATGCCGCTTGCGGCTCCGGGCTACCTTCCCCTTCCCCTTCCATTTCCAATTCATTTTCCCTTTCCCCTTCCCCTTCCCTTTCAGCGTGGGGTATGGATAGGGTATCGATACGGTATCCGGTGCCCTCAAAGACATGCGGATACCGTATACAAACGGCATGGCATATCTTTGTGGACTCGATATTGGGTATCAACTTTTGCAAGCCAGAGATGAGTTTTTCAGATGTCGTTGTCTGGTGTTTGATGAAATTTGTTAGCCAGATTTTAAGACCATCTCGGACAATCTTTCCATCTGATTCAAAACGGGAAAGCGCCTCTGAAACATCCCTTGCGGACACGCCTGATTCAAACACAATCTTCTTTTCTGATATTTCGATAAGGCCAAGGTTGTTTGTGTGTGGGCATGTGAACAGGTAGAGGTACAACAATTTCTGACTTGCCGTCAGCGCCTCTATGTACGGGTCATTCCAAAAATTCATTCGGACGGTTCGGTATTCTGCCATGGCTAGTACCCCTTCCGGCGTTCATACGTCGCCAGCCCGTCCAAAAACCGCAGCCCCATGGCTACGGTCTGAATCGCCTCTGCCTTCATCCGGTCCAGATTGCCGCCAGAATAGCAGAAGTCATTCGCGGCCTGCACAAGCTCCCCTGCCTCCTCGGACACGACAGCGGCAGCATGTACCGGGTCAACCGGCCAGTCTGGCCACTTCGCTTTTGCCAGGGCCATTTCCTGCATGATGAGGTCAAGCATTATGCCACCTCCTGCTCTGCGGGCCGCTCAAACCCAAGGCAGTCAAACAGCGTTGGGGCAGTCAACTTTTCCTCGGCAGCGCGGAGATATTTGATGGAGTCCAGATAGTATTCGTGGTTGAGCTCAACGCACCGGCCACGACGACCTAGAAGGATTGCACGATATGGGACTGTCCCAAGCCCGCCGAATGGGTCAAAGACAAGCTCTCCTGGGTTGCTGAAACGGGTTATGATCCGGTCAACAATATCGAACTGGAGAGGACAAATATGAGATGTCAGGCCGCGCCGGGACTGTTCACCGTTAAGACTGAGCACCCGGCATACGTCATGCCATACGTCTTGATGATGCGACCCTGGGGCCAGGCTCATAAACGTGGCAGGCAACGCGCCCTTGGCGTCCAGGCGCTCACCAATCTTCACATGCTCTTCATAGTCATAGATGGATTCGAGGCTGTAGTCCGTAAAAACCTTGGCCAGCGCATCCGGCGTTAGCTTGGCCATTTCGTCAGCCGTGACCAAGCGATTGCCGGAGCTACGCCAAAAAGCATGGGCGTCCACCTGCCAGCGG includes the following:
- a CDS encoding DNA methylase N-4; the encoded protein is KGVPTVSPFHAETIFHCQKHGFDYMGMITVVTDVVRENNQTYRLGWSEQCKDGTKMGCGSPEYIILMRKPQTDRSRGYADIPVTKSKDDYSRSRWQVDAHAFWRSSGNRLVTADEMAKLTPDALAKVFTDYSLESIYDYEEHVKIGERLDAKGALPATFMSLAPGSHHQDVWHDVCRVLSLNGEQSRRGLTSHICPLQFDIVDRIITRFSNPGELVFDPFGGLGTVPYRAILLGRRGRCVELNHEYYLDSIKYLRAAEEKLTAPTLFDCLGFERPAEQEVA